Proteins encoded by one window of Mercenaria mercenaria strain notata chromosome 4, MADL_Memer_1, whole genome shotgun sequence:
- the LOC123552188 gene encoding uncharacterized protein LOC123552188, which translates to MDEELEELESLFSEHFGRTPSATPCVSQMSDYSDEEESDFDEHIELGRVADVDQRVRQYLDSLPASHSDESEESSNENDENRTSPSLAQADPDLIRVRQFKSVGCGCQRNCHACFEIDELHGHILNIREMEKQDKEMYIMATLADSRDKENTKKGRKRVRFRHDFKFQGKFVCRKTFMLVFDIGKHSLQNIMTHVNKNGVAPRIHGNTGRKTAKSLVFEDIKRLVQFVSNYADDYGMPQPAAPRGGDNIAPIYLTSETTKMNLHEKYVNMCAQLEPPCRSVKYSTFCNIWTHCLPHIRIATPRDDVCATCEKMRKAIVDSVTEEEKIQSTSNFQNHVIYAQKERQVYNDCIKMAKESYQNENLEKYVHYTFDFCQNVSIPHHSRQMGPLYFLTLRKVQFFGFRIDGMPKQLNFLIDENETIGKDGTSTHGPNAVISMIDDAMNSYSTGETKCAIHADNCPGQNKNQYVIGYFMWRVMTGRHQEIEYHMQIPGHARCLVDSGFASLKKLYRRTDCDSLVQLQHVVDMSSATNEAVRYPAWQWRDWKSFLGPVIKPMRGIRKYQYFKMSSDKPGVVTVKENRDTDETTVNVLRSQDRVFPADDLPTVIPAHGLTRERQDYLYKAVRPYVRPMHQDSTCPAPSDQ; encoded by the exons ATGGATGAGGAGTTAGAG GAGCTGGAGAGTTTGTTTTCCGAACATTTTGGGCGGACCCCGAGTGCTACCCCTTGTGTCTCACAGATGAGTGATTACAGTGATGAAGAGGAAAGTGATTTCGATGAACATATTGAGTTGGGCCGTGTAGCAGATGTTGACCAAAGAGTAAGGCAGTATCTGGATAGTTTACCAGCTAGCCATTCGGATGAAAGTGAGGAATCTAGCAACGAGAACGATGAAAATAGGACATCGCCATCGTTGGCTCAAGCTGACCCGGATTTGATTAGGGTAAGACAATTTAAGTCAGTTGGTTGCGGTTGCCAAAGAAACTGTCATGCCTGTTTTGAAATAGATGAGTTGCACGGACACATTCTAAATATTAGAGAAATGGAAAAACAAGATAAGGAAATGTACATAATGGCAACATTGGCTGATAGCAGAGACAAAGAAAACACAAAGAAAGGGAGGAAACGTGTTAGATTTAGACATGACTTCAAATTCCAAGGCAAGTTTGTGTGTAGAAAGActtttatgcttgtttttgacATTGGAAAACACAGTCTACAGAACATTATGACACATGTAAATAAGAATGGTGTTGCTCCAAGGATACACGGAAATACTGGAAGGAAAACGGCAAAATCACTCGTTTTTGAGGACATTAAAAGATTGGTGCAATTTGTATCTAATTATGCAGATGACTATGGTATGCCACAGCCTGCAGCACCACGAGGTGGCGACAATATAGCACCAATTTATCTTACAAGTGAAACAACAAAGAtgaatttacatgaaaaatatgtgAACATGTGCGCGCAGTTAGAACCACCCTGTCGTTCTGTGAAGTATTCCACGTTTTGTAATATATGGACACATTGTTTGCCACATATTAGGATTGCTACTCCACGAGATGACGTGTGTGCCACGTGTGAAAAGATGAGAAAGGCCATTGTGGATTCAGTTACGGAGGAGGAAAAGATACAATCAACAAGCAACTTTCAGAACCATGTGATATATGCACAAAAAGAGAGGCAAGTCTATAATGACTGCATTAAAATGGCAAAAGAGTCCTACCAAAAtgaaaacctggaaaagtacgtACATTACACGTTTGACTTTTGCCAGAATGTTAGTATCCCTCACCATTCCAGACAAATGGGCCCCTTGTATTTTCTCACTCTGAGAAAAGTGCAGTTTTTTGGTTTTCGGATCGATGGAATGCCTAAACAGTTGAACTTTCTAATAGATGAAAATGAAACTATTGGGAAAGATGGAACGTCAACACATGGGCCGAATGCAGTTATATCCATGATAGATGATGCCATGAACTCGTACAGTACTGGGGAAACAAAGTGTGCCATACATGCTGATAATTGTCCAG GCCAGAACAAGAATCAGTATGTGATTGGATATTTCATGTGGCGTGTCATGACAGGAAGACACCAGGAGATCGAATACCATATGCAGATTCCTGGCCATGCACGCTGCCTTGTTGACAGCGGATTTGCTTCTTTAAAGAAGCTTTACCGGCGCACCGATTGTGATTCCCTTGTTCAGTTGCAACACGTTGTTGATATGTCGTCTGCTACAAATGAAGCTGTTCGATATCCTGCTTGGCAATGGCGTGACTGGAAATCGTTCTTGGGACCTGTTATCAAACCAATGCGTGGGATAAG gaAGTACCAGTACTTCAAGATGTCTTCTGACAAACCTGGTGTAGTAACTGTGAAAGAGAACAGAGACACAGATGAAACGACTGTAAACGTGCTGCGGTCTCAGGATCGTGTATTTCCAGCAGACGACTTACCAACAGTTATCCCTGCCCATGGACTTACACGAGAACGCCAGGATTACCTTTATAAGGCCGTCAGACCTTATGTACGCCCAATGCACCAGGATAGCACGTGCCCAGCGCCTAGTGATCAGTAG